In Ostrea edulis chromosome 10, xbOstEdul1.1, whole genome shotgun sequence, one genomic interval encodes:
- the LOC125667510 gene encoding uncharacterized protein LOC125667510: MSGHHSSTMDSKKSDKNHLENLSKALNKAREYIILLLTYFLYKIMRSIVTTTQKFTWAVTGVERTRKDAKSGIQFKHSAHVHNVLWRRKLILSSVSDPSDFILTHKFFKHPNYVLKPNISLYCITKDEALFVEVAEDVNLYKQFDSKAFYMKQFERAHSVISMPLASFHKIAQDIGRPKVPIIWMSSTGSCGATLLSRVFGQLPGMAVISDPDALTSLAFLKKSNKFGKGEYEQLLPSALRLLCKHDDRAGIFFVKTRPCSTCQMADVYKCFPQIYHLYIYRNSFKTVTSHLNIFAKEPISIVGKYVIDSQVLSAILPCFRKSLYHNYCYVLERTDGNDNGKNLTTVGIFATSWAANIVQCLDHVDAGVPVIAIMFEEMMKNPQKILSILFDVLELRQEYLSDAMEGFRIDPCNNNVASGLGLNETRRPISHQARVEADAILKKHGLPKLGERFEIPGLLDFDTTKFRGINTGTKDRYY, encoded by the coding sequence ATGTCCGGTCATCACAGCTCCACAATGGATTCCAAGAAATCGGACAAAAATCACCTAGAAAACCTCAGCAAAGCCTTAAACAAGGCAAGGGAGTACATCATATTGCTTCTGACTTACTTCCTGTACAAAATCATGCGTTCTATTGTCACAACAACACAAAAATTCACGTGGGCTGTAACAGGAGTAGAACGTACCCGGAAAGACGCAAAGAGCGGAATTCAGTTCAAACATAGTGCGCATGTGCATAACGTTTTATGGAGACGAAAACTCATTTTGTCATCCGTGTCTGATCCGTCGGATTTCATATTAACTCACAAATTTTTCAAACATCCTAATTATGTATTGAAGCCCAACATCTCATTGTATTGCATAACAAAAGACGAGGCGTTGTTTGTTGAAGTGGCAGAGGATGTCAATCTATATAAGCAATTTGACAGCAAAGCGTTCTATATGAAACAGTTTGAAAGAGCCCACAGTGTTATAAGCATGCCTTTGGCATCATTTCATAAAATAGCTCAGGATATCGGCCGTCCAAAAGTCCCTATCATCTGGATGTCTTCCACCGGAAGCTGTGGTGCTACACTGCTTAGTCGAGTGTTTGGACAACTTCCGGGCATGGCAGTCATTAGTGACCCAGATGCCTTAACTAGCcttgcatttttgaaaaaatcgAATAAATTCGGTAAAGGCGAATACGAACAACTACTCCCAAGTGCACTACGACTATTATGCAAACACGACGACCGCGCTGGGATATTCTTTGTGAAAACGAGGCCATGCAGTACGTGTCAAATGGCCGATGTGTACAAATGCTTCCCACAGATTTATCATCTATACATTTATCGCAATAGCTTTAAAACTGTCACTTCTCATCTCAATATATTTGCTAAGGAACCAATATCCATAGTAGGCAAGTACGTGATAGATAGTCAAGTCTTGTCGGCCATTTTGCCCTGCTTTCGAAAATCTCTGTACCACAATTATTGTTATGTGCTGGAAAGAACAGACGGCAATGACAATGGAAAGAACCTCACAACTGTGGGTATTTTTGCTACATCTTGGGCGGCCAATATAGTCCAGTGTCTAGATCACGTGGACGCTGGGGTTCCCGTCATTGCGATCATGTTCGAGGAAATGATGAAAAATCCCCAAAAAATTCTCTCTATTCTGTTTGACGTTTTGGAATTGAGACAGGAGTATTTATCTGATGCTATGGAGGGCTTCCGGATCGATCCGTGCAACAACAACGTGGCTAGTGGACTCGGCTTGAACGAAACCAGACGACCCATTTCCCACCAGGCCCGCGTTGAGGCTGACGCCATATTGAAGAAACATGGACTGCCAAAATTGGGAGAGAGATTTGAAATCCCTGGTCTTCTAGATTTCGATACAACAAAATTCAGAGGAATTAATACCGGCACCAAAGATAGATATTATTAA